A part of Desulfobacter sp. genomic DNA contains:
- a CDS encoding response regulator has protein sequence MPTPERNKKQTILIVEDEKKIAALLSEYFTASGFLPVVLGRGDLVPALVREAPPDLIILDIMLPGMDGITLCKKLRTQWEIPIIMVTAKIEEADILLGLELGADDYICKPFSPREVVARAKTVLRRSGSAPEPEETSVGGIHLRHASREIRINEHTLPLTRNEYGILNLLMKAPGRVCSREELIKSVQGYESGEYKRTIDTHIKNLRKKLASALPRAKVILSVYGVGYKFNPNCRP, from the coding sequence ATGCCGACACCAGAAAGAAATAAAAAACAGACCATCCTCATTGTTGAAGATGAAAAAAAAATCGCAGCATTGCTGTCGGAATACTTCACCGCCAGCGGCTTTCTCCCGGTGGTGCTCGGACGGGGTGATTTGGTGCCCGCCCTGGTACGGGAAGCGCCTCCGGATCTTATCATTCTGGACATCATGCTCCCGGGTATGGACGGTATCACCCTGTGCAAAAAGCTGAGGACCCAATGGGAGATTCCCATTATCATGGTCACCGCCAAAATTGAGGAGGCCGATATCCTTCTGGGCCTGGAGTTGGGGGCGGACGATTATATCTGCAAGCCCTTCAGCCCCAGAGAGGTGGTGGCCAGGGCAAAAACCGTCCTGCGCCGAAGCGGCAGTGCGCCGGAGCCTGAAGAAACCAGTGTCGGCGGCATTCACCTCCGGCATGCGTCACGGGAAATCAGGATTAACGAACACACCCTGCCCCTGACCCGCAACGAATACGGCATCTTAAACCTGTTGATGAAAGCCCCGGGCCGGGTCTGCTCACGGGAAGAGCTGATAAAATCCGTCCAGGGGTATGAATCCGGAGAGTACAAGAGAACCATTGATACCCACATAAAAAACCTGAGGAAAAAGCTTGCCTCTGCCCTTCCCCGGGCCAAGGTCATTCTTTCCGTTTACGGTGTGGGGTATAAATTCAACCCGAACTGCCGGCCGTAG
- a CDS encoding MBL fold metallo-hydrolase, translating to MKYRISPMWWPALAVASPLLVLMLIMKSRRFSQNIEHARTANRQLMSQALPLALPELDYLEMTILVEHRHRAGFGHAPGVSYFLETDQGSLLFDLGYGDEDPALEQNIEKTGVDLSMAEALVISHLHPDHMGGFTPFKQNRIPLPSGCRPLKGRPCYVPDVTASDDFDICRMDKPGLLPAGMATTGPLARSLFLMGPTLEQALLARIKGKGLVVITGCGHPTIETILEMARHLTDEPVYAVVGGLHLPVTESPLKKPGLQVQMIWGTGKPPWQRISDQDVDRAVAALNRAGTKEIYLSSHDICDYAIARLDRETDGRLTCLEAGNAYRIMGE from the coding sequence ATGAAATACAGAATTTCTCCCATGTGGTGGCCGGCCCTGGCCGTTGCCAGTCCGCTGCTGGTCTTGATGCTCATAATGAAATCCAGGCGGTTCAGCCAAAACATTGAACATGCCCGAACCGCCAACCGCCAATTGATGTCCCAGGCCCTTCCACTGGCCCTTCCAGAGCTGGATTACCTGGAGATGACCATTCTGGTGGAACACCGCCATAGAGCGGGGTTCGGTCATGCCCCGGGCGTCAGTTATTTTCTGGAAACCGATCAGGGCAGCCTCCTTTTTGACCTGGGTTACGGCGATGAGGATCCGGCCCTGGAACAAAATATTGAGAAAACCGGCGTGGATCTGTCAATGGCCGAGGCCCTGGTCATCTCCCACCTTCATCCCGACCATATGGGGGGATTCACCCCCTTCAAGCAGAACCGCATTCCCCTGCCTTCAGGATGCCGGCCCCTGAAGGGGCGCCCCTGTTATGTGCCCGATGTAACCGCATCCGACGACTTTGATATCTGCCGGATGGATAAACCGGGCCTGCTGCCCGCAGGAATGGCCACCACCGGCCCTTTGGCCAGAAGCCTTTTTCTCATGGGCCCCACCCTGGAGCAGGCTTTGCTGGCAAGGATCAAAGGAAAGGGGCTGGTTGTTATCACCGGCTGCGGCCATCCAACCATAGAGACCATCCTTGAAATGGCCCGTCATTTGACCGATGAGCCGGTGTATGCAGTGGTGGGCGGGCTTCATCTTCCCGTAACAGAGAGCCCCCTGAAAAAGCCGGGCCTTCAGGTGCAGATGATCTGGGGGACGGGCAAGCCCCCCTGGCAGCGGATTTCGGACCAGGATGTTGACCGGGCCGTGGCCGCCCTGAATCGGGCCGGGACAAAGGAGATCTATCTTTCTTCCCACGATATCTGCGATTATGCCATCGCCCGCCTGGACCGGGAGACCGACGGTAGGCTCACCTGCCTTGAAGCGGGCAACGCCTACCGGATCATGGGGGAGTAG
- a CDS encoding Cache 3/Cache 2 fusion domain-containing protein has product MKLSLKKKFLIPTISAAVTCLAVISVVSYSKSSAALEHMTGEQVKYVSSSVSKHVSSWIDERKNDIRNFAQEEIFKTAFLSPEGSAAVNVANLRLANITGASGLFESIALAGTDGNIIASSAKNDIGKMNVSNRGYFQAAMAGNIAISDVIKSKSSGNPVFVIASPVNQNNRIKGILLSVIEMNAFAREFIDTEKVGETGYVYVMNKDGKVIAYPDKSKILNLDLSRYEFGRKMLGMGTGLIKYTFQDVDKVVAFAQERKTGWIIASTANNEELFKPIYQIRNISAVISFTGIALISVLLFLITRSIVNPINRIISGLEDGACQVASAAGQISSSSQALAEGASQQAAAIEETSSSIDEMAAMTNRNADNSQHADTLMKTANQVVAEANTSMTRLSSSMADISKASEETSKIIKTIDEIAFQTNLLALNAAVEAARAGDAGAGFAVVADEVRSLALRAADAAKDTEILIEGVVKKVGQGSELVATTNAAFEKVAENSDKVGELLGEISEASKEQAEGIGQVNISISEMDKVVQHNAANAEESASASEEMNAQAEQLRGFVGDLVALVSGKEVDSAPLSLSQQKRPAIPYQAQDGSRSAGSRKRLALTKNEVRPEQVIPLDGEDGFRDF; this is encoded by the coding sequence ATGAAACTCAGTTTAAAGAAGAAATTTCTGATTCCCACTATTTCAGCGGCGGTCACGTGTCTGGCAGTCATTTCAGTGGTATCTTATTCAAAGTCAAGTGCCGCTCTGGAACATATGACCGGTGAGCAGGTCAAATATGTATCTTCCTCGGTTTCCAAACATGTATCCAGCTGGATTGATGAACGGAAAAACGATATCCGTAATTTTGCACAGGAAGAGATTTTCAAAACCGCATTCTTATCTCCGGAAGGGAGTGCCGCCGTGAACGTGGCAAATCTAAGGCTGGCAAATATCACCGGTGCCAGCGGGCTTTTTGAATCCATCGCCCTGGCCGGGACCGATGGAAACATCATTGCCTCTTCAGCGAAAAACGACATTGGAAAGATGAATGTGTCTAACAGGGGATATTTCCAGGCCGCCATGGCAGGCAATATCGCCATCTCCGATGTAATAAAAAGCAAGTCCTCGGGCAACCCGGTATTTGTCATTGCGTCTCCGGTCAACCAGAATAACAGGATTAAAGGCATCCTTTTGAGCGTCATTGAAATGAATGCCTTTGCCCGGGAATTCATTGATACTGAAAAAGTCGGAGAAACCGGGTATGTCTATGTGATGAATAAAGACGGCAAGGTAATTGCCTATCCGGATAAATCCAAAATACTGAATCTGGATTTGAGCCGGTATGAATTCGGCAGGAAAATGCTGGGCATGGGAACCGGCCTCATAAAATATACGTTCCAGGATGTTGATAAAGTCGTCGCCTTTGCCCAGGAACGGAAAACGGGATGGATCATTGCATCAACGGCCAATAACGAGGAATTGTTCAAACCCATTTACCAGATCCGGAATATCAGCGCCGTGATTTCCTTCACCGGCATCGCCCTGATTTCAGTGCTGCTTTTTTTAATTACCCGGTCCATTGTCAACCCCATCAACCGGATTATTTCCGGGCTGGAAGACGGGGCATGCCAGGTGGCCTCTGCCGCCGGCCAGATATCTTCATCCAGCCAGGCCCTTGCAGAGGGCGCTTCCCAGCAGGCGGCCGCCATAGAAGAGACCTCTTCTTCAATAGACGAAATGGCCGCCATGACCAACCGGAATGCCGATAACTCACAGCATGCCGATACATTGATGAAGACTGCCAACCAGGTGGTTGCCGAAGCCAATACCTCCATGACCCGGTTGTCCAGCTCCATGGCTGATATTTCAAAGGCCAGCGAAGAAACCTCAAAAATCATCAAAACCATAGATGAAATTGCCTTCCAGACCAACCTGCTGGCCCTGAATGCGGCGGTTGAAGCGGCACGGGCCGGGGATGCCGGCGCCGGGTTTGCCGTCGTTGCCGATGAAGTCCGTAGCCTGGCCCTGCGTGCGGCCGATGCGGCCAAGGACACTGAAATCCTTATTGAAGGGGTGGTAAAAAAAGTGGGCCAGGGCAGTGAACTGGTGGCCACCACCAATGCCGCCTTTGAAAAAGTGGCGGAAAATTCCGATAAGGTGGGTGAACTGCTCGGGGAAATTTCCGAAGCATCCAAAGAACAGGCTGAGGGCATCGGTCAGGTCAACATCTCAATCAGCGAAATGGACAAGGTGGTCCAGCACAATGCCGCCAATGCAGAGGAGTCCGCATCCGCCTCCGAGGAGATGAATGCCCAGGCTGAACAGCTCCGGGGATTTGTGGGTGATCTGGTCGCTCTGGTCTCCGGGAAAGAGGTTGATTCTGCGCCCCTGTCCCTTTCCCAGCAGAAAAGACCGGCCATACCCTACCAGGCCCAGGACGGCTCCAGGAGTGCCGGCAGCAGGAAGCGCCTGGCGCTCACTAAAAATGAAGTCCGGCCGGAGCAGGTCATCCCCCTGGATGGGGAGGACGGGTTCCGGGATTTCTAA
- a CDS encoding sigma 54-interacting transcriptional regulator, translating into MEDRAIFAGLEKRILELEKIAMEDQGKIHALEEANRILEGVLNGIPDVIGIQNPDQTMIRYNRAGYDALGKTEKEIVGMPCYSLIGRTAPCKDCATLLALKSKKIETVERFIPELGRHLICRSNPILDASGGVTHIVEQIRDITERKLLEKEKDDLIGQLKAAVEKLTSRALYKMLADIIQEGVIVGYDHEIVYANPAALHILKMETETLYRMGPGDIIHGDHKKTYRRIVERLEKGAGHEDMEICCRDGRGSRIWTEARFRPVELKKKKGLLITLRDITLQREKRRLERKKALRLKKENRLLHSRHMHPYGLAHLVGTSERMQRVYEKMIGAVPIDENVIIYGESGTGKELVARSIHDLSERKKGPFITVNCGAIPENLAESEFFGHEKGAFTGAEMAKIGLFQSAHKGTLFLDEIGEIPLKLQVKLLRVIEGYGFTPVGGTGSKQADVRIIAATNRDLKTMVAAGKIREDFYYRIHIIPIHLPPLRERKEDIPLLVYHFTRKMDMPEHRRRIPDEAIEKFMTHEWPGNIRELQNTISRYLAFDQVEFAGTTAVPGAGNDTAAGETNLNAMLNAYERRIITTELSRTQGNKSQAAKALGIDRRSLHRKISRLGL; encoded by the coding sequence AGCGATATTTGCCGGGCTTGAGAAGCGGATTCTCGAACTGGAAAAAATAGCCATGGAAGACCAGGGGAAGATCCATGCCCTGGAAGAGGCCAACCGTATCCTTGAAGGCGTATTAAACGGCATACCCGATGTGATCGGGATACAAAATCCTGACCAGACCATGATCCGATATAACCGGGCCGGATATGATGCGTTGGGAAAAACTGAAAAAGAGATCGTGGGTATGCCTTGTTATTCTTTGATCGGACGGACTGCGCCCTGTAAGGACTGCGCCACCCTGCTTGCCCTGAAAAGCAAAAAGATCGAAACCGTTGAACGGTTTATACCTGAACTGGGCCGCCACCTCATCTGCCGGTCCAACCCCATACTGGATGCCTCGGGCGGGGTGACCCATATTGTCGAACAGATCCGGGATATCACGGAGCGAAAGCTTCTCGAAAAGGAAAAGGACGACCTCATCGGCCAGCTCAAGGCCGCTGTGGAAAAATTGACCAGCCGGGCGCTTTACAAAATGCTGGCCGATATCATTCAAGAAGGGGTGATTGTGGGATACGACCATGAAATCGTCTATGCCAATCCTGCAGCGCTTCATATCCTTAAGATGGAAACGGAAACACTCTACCGTATGGGGCCGGGGGATATAATCCATGGTGACCACAAAAAGACCTACCGCAGGATTGTCGAGCGGTTGGAAAAAGGGGCCGGCCATGAAGACATGGAAATCTGCTGCCGTGACGGCAGGGGCAGCAGGATATGGACGGAGGCCCGGTTCAGGCCCGTTGAATTGAAAAAGAAAAAAGGCCTGTTGATTACCCTGAGGGATATTACCCTGCAGCGGGAAAAGCGGCGCCTTGAACGGAAAAAGGCCCTGCGCCTGAAAAAGGAAAACCGGTTGCTGCATTCCCGGCATATGCACCCTTACGGCCTGGCCCACCTGGTGGGGACCAGCGAAAGGATGCAGCGGGTGTATGAAAAAATGATCGGGGCCGTCCCCATTGACGAGAATGTCATCATCTACGGGGAGTCCGGCACCGGCAAGGAGCTTGTCGCCCGGTCCATCCATGATCTCAGCGAGAGGAAAAAGGGGCCGTTTATCACCGTGAACTGCGGGGCCATTCCGGAGAATCTGGCAGAAAGCGAGTTCTTCGGCCATGAAAAGGGGGCGTTCACCGGTGCGGAGATGGCTAAGATCGGCCTTTTCCAAAGTGCCCACAAGGGCACCCTTTTTCTGGATGAAATCGGCGAGATACCGTTGAAACTGCAGGTGAAACTGCTGCGGGTCATAGAGGGATACGGCTTTACTCCTGTGGGAGGCACCGGCAGCAAACAAGCTGATGTGCGTATCATCGCCGCCACCAACCGCGACCTTAAGACCATGGTGGCAGCGGGAAAGATCCGGGAGGATTTTTATTACAGGATCCATATTATCCCCATCCACCTGCCCCCTCTCAGGGAACGCAAAGAGGATATCCCGCTGTTGGTCTATCATTTTACCCGGAAGATGGACATGCCGGAGCATCGGCGGCGGATTCCCGATGAGGCCATTGAAAAATTCATGACCCATGAGTGGCCGGGAAATATCAGGGAACTGCAGAATACAATTTCCAGGTACCTGGCATTTGACCAGGTTGAGTTCGCGGGGACCACTGCCGTGCCTGGCGCTGGAAATGATACCGCTGCCGGGGAGACAAATTTAAACGCCATGCTCAATGCCTATGAGCGCAGAATTATCACAACCGAGCTTTCCCGGACCCAGGGCAATAAATCGCAGGCTGCCAAGGCCCTGGGGATAGACCGCCGTTCCCTTCACAGAAAAATCTCACGCCTTGGGCTGTAA